From the genome of Nitrosomonas sp., one region includes:
- a CDS encoding DUF1566 domain-containing protein yields MISNIYLKFSVFVVALASLLITGCAINNSGNTLDARIQDQKKDISSSEITLAAVSECVLDENNPELMWEIKAAVPGFNFIHNKYHWFNPDSSQNGGTAGLSFQHKSVNYDTDCKGWSSSQCDTYNFVKEANNRHLCGFNDWRLPTVSELRHMGKNVIDSQPLDVAPRENGMPRWNLHIWSDSTFNERKPVHPAHRYGTDPGAPGTTAEALRFSMGINGLSYDIGQYDKEKNTFGVWLVRGKGVLAAKQSAQQVENQVFSVPSSLRHPVPEIQERTNPTFLTGVENYDVLSPEKKASIDFIHLNRYWANRLRDSGSGAGDAFARTHGIPIDVYNKALISVDGGYADWRNRNLDQKKNLSDLTERLRINYDPKGIHFTEWMNRGRKNHADDANLVNSDRLTEYYYSNKDVIDNMVFHNMDLKTPPAKYDISVDIRIRDQNKNKPQERRSIFERRPLQN; encoded by the coding sequence ATGATATCAAATATATATTTGAAGTTTTCTGTATTTGTCGTGGCATTAGCTAGTCTGTTAATTACTGGTTGTGCAATAAATAACAGTGGGAATACATTAGATGCCAGAATACAAGATCAGAAGAAAGATATTTCAAGTTCTGAGATAACGTTAGCTGCAGTATCTGAATGTGTGTTAGATGAAAATAATCCTGAACTGATGTGGGAAATAAAGGCTGCTGTTCCTGGTTTCAATTTTATACACAACAAGTATCATTGGTTTAATCCCGATTCTAGTCAAAATGGTGGTACTGCAGGCTTAAGTTTCCAGCACAAATCAGTTAATTATGATACAGATTGTAAAGGATGGAGTTCGTCACAATGTGACACCTATAACTTTGTAAAAGAAGCTAACAATAGACATCTGTGCGGATTTAATGATTGGCGGTTGCCCACAGTATCTGAGTTACGGCATATGGGGAAGAATGTCATAGATTCTCAACCACTGGATGTTGCTCCTAGAGAAAATGGCATGCCTCGTTGGAATTTGCACATCTGGTCAGATTCGACATTTAATGAACGAAAGCCTGTTCATCCAGCTCATCGATACGGTACTGACCCTGGTGCTCCTGGCACTACTGCTGAAGCATTGCGATTTAGTATGGGAATAAACGGTCTATCTTATGATATAGGTCAATATGATAAAGAAAAGAATACATTTGGGGTTTGGCTAGTACGAGGAAAAGGGGTATTGGCAGCGAAACAATCTGCTCAACAGGTAGAAAATCAGGTTTTTTCTGTACCTTCTTCTCTTCGCCATCCTGTTCCCGAAATACAAGAAAGAACAAACCCAACGTTTCTAACTGGTGTAGAAAATTATGATGTACTATCCCCAGAAAAAAAAGCATCTATTGATTTTATTCATTTGAACCGTTATTGGGCAAATAGGCTTCGTGATAGTGGTAGTGGGGCTGGAGACGCATTTGCGAGAACGCACGGAATACCAATAGATGTTTATAATAAAGCGCTTATTTCTGTGGATGGTGGGTATGCTGATTGGCGCAACAGAAATTTAGACCAAAAAAAGAATCTTAGTGACTTAACAGAACGTCTCAGAATAAATTATGACCCTAAAGGGATTCATTTTACGGAATGGATGAATAGAGGGCGAAAAAATCATGCAGACGATGCTAACCTTGTCAATTCAGATCGTTTAACTGAGTATTACTATTCTAATAAGGATGTTATAGATAATATGGTGTTTCATAACATGGATTTGAAAACACCGCCTGCAAAATATGACATAAGTGTGGACATTAGGATCAGGGATCAGAACAAGAATAAACCACAAGAAAGAAGAAGTATATTTGAGAGGAGACCTTTGCAAAACTGA
- a CDS encoding IS256 family transposase, protein MNKTTVQFDFEEALESLKAGRNLNGKDGILTPLIKQLTEAALAAELEQHIKSGDEQNRKNGTTPKTVKSASGSFQLETPRDRNGTFEPQLVKKHQTHLTDEIERKILSLFALGSSYQDISGHIAEIYGIDVSSATISAVTDKLIPELREWQQRPLDSHYPFVWLDAIHHKVKDDGRYVSKAVYTVLGLNIEGKKEVLGLYVSESEGARFWLSVLTDLNNRGVQDILIAAVDGLVGFPEAINSIFPETEVQLCIIHQIRNSMKYVASKNQKAFMADLKPVYKAPTIDAAEDALDALEAKWGKQYPIVIQSWRNKWENLSVYFKYPEPIRRVIYTTNTIEAVHRQFRKLTKTKGGFPNENSLLKLLYVGIKNASKKWTMPIQNWNLTLSQLAIYFEGRLDAALDL, encoded by the coding sequence ATGAACAAGACTACAGTGCAATTTGATTTTGAAGAAGCCTTGGAATCCTTGAAAGCGGGGCGGAATTTGAATGGAAAAGATGGCATATTAACGCCATTGATCAAACAACTCACTGAAGCTGCATTGGCGGCGGAACTTGAACAGCATATCAAATCCGGGGATGAACAGAACCGGAAGAATGGCACGACGCCAAAGACTGTAAAATCAGCATCAGGTAGTTTTCAACTGGAAACACCCAGAGACCGCAACGGTACATTTGAACCTCAGTTGGTTAAAAAGCATCAGACTCATCTTACCGATGAAATCGAACGCAAAATTCTATCGTTATTTGCGTTGGGCTCCAGCTATCAGGATATCTCTGGGCATATTGCCGAGATATACGGCATTGACGTTTCATCGGCGACGATCAGTGCAGTCACTGACAAGCTTATTCCGGAGCTTAGGGAATGGCAGCAACGGCCATTGGATAGTCACTATCCGTTCGTGTGGCTGGATGCCATACATCACAAAGTGAAAGACGATGGCCGGTATGTCAGCAAGGCAGTTTATACCGTACTTGGCTTAAACATTGAAGGAAAGAAGGAAGTACTAGGGTTGTATGTATCGGAAAGCGAAGGCGCCCGGTTTTGGCTTTCCGTACTGACAGATTTAAATAACCGTGGCGTACAGGATATCCTTATTGCCGCCGTTGATGGACTCGTGGGTTTTCCTGAGGCAATCAACAGTATTTTTCCAGAAACCGAGGTTCAGTTATGCATTATTCATCAAATCCGCAATTCGATGAAATATGTGGCGTCAAAAAATCAAAAAGCATTCATGGCTGACCTGAAACCGGTATACAAAGCGCCGACCATTGATGCAGCTGAAGATGCGCTTGATGCATTGGAAGCCAAATGGGGAAAACAGTATCCCATCGTGATTCAATCCTGGCGCAACAAATGGGAAAATTTATCGGTATACTTCAAATATCCTGAACCGATACGCCGTGTGATTTATACAACCAACACCATTGAGGCCGTACATCGCCAATTTCGCAAACTGACAAAAACCAAAGGTGGATTTCCGAATGAAAACAGTCTACTAAAGCTACTGTATGTCGGAATTAAAAATGCCAGCAAGAAATGGACGATGCCGATACAGAACTGGAATTTGACATTATCCCAGTTAGCGATATATTTTGAGGGTCGTTTGGATGCGGCGTTGGATTTATGA
- a CDS encoding sigma-54 dependent transcriptional regulator → MDKLNIISFRNKNIHQNSFHSVLFKTGFKINLIRDKRLIQKLISDQTDVNLFVFDDPEACSDDIYQTVTEIINRNFLSTNLCALFSRPAKSYDTFFSSFDDLLFWPFEEPELDLRIKRYRNRHKKYSPAFGQKVFDDFSALNLVGRSPVFTRMLKLIKRIALYDAPVLIEGETGTGKENIAHSIHCLSNRRDHNFVPLNCGAIQDNLLEAELFGHEKGAFTDAKTRQEGLVGIAKEGTLFLDEVDCLSPKAQVSLLRFLQTKEYRPLGSNRTYQSDIRILAATNADLQDNINHNLFREDLYFRLNVLNIYSPSLRERKQDIPLIAEKLISDYAAQYNLPLRQLSAKTIENLTKQLWPGNVRELENVLLRAFLLTDDPVIDIDMKNHDLPDHEIAKHIFQKPDTAELKFQDAKSIVIQNFEQDYLEKILNKTDGNITKAAAIAGKERRAIGKLIKKYNIDKNCFTSKPS, encoded by the coding sequence ATGGACAAATTAAATATCATTTCTTTCAGAAATAAAAACATACACCAGAATTCCTTCCATTCTGTTTTATTCAAAACAGGTTTCAAGATTAACCTGATTCGGGACAAGCGTCTGATTCAAAAATTGATCTCCGATCAAACAGATGTCAATTTATTTGTCTTCGATGATCCAGAGGCATGTAGTGACGATATTTATCAAACCGTAACCGAAATCATTAACCGTAATTTCCTGTCCACTAATTTGTGCGCCTTGTTTTCAAGGCCCGCAAAAAGTTATGACACTTTCTTTTCCAGTTTTGACGACTTATTATTCTGGCCTTTTGAAGAACCGGAGCTTGATCTGCGCATAAAACGTTACCGGAACAGGCATAAAAAATACAGCCCGGCATTCGGGCAAAAAGTCTTCGATGATTTTTCCGCATTAAACCTTGTAGGCCGCTCCCCGGTTTTTACCAGAATGTTAAAACTGATCAAGCGCATCGCTCTATACGACGCGCCGGTATTAATTGAAGGCGAAACGGGCACGGGAAAAGAAAATATCGCACACTCAATCCATTGCCTGAGTAACCGCAGAGATCATAATTTTGTCCCGCTCAATTGCGGCGCCATCCAGGATAATTTGCTGGAAGCTGAATTATTCGGACATGAAAAAGGCGCATTTACCGATGCAAAAACCCGTCAGGAAGGTCTGGTCGGCATCGCGAAGGAAGGCACATTGTTTCTGGATGAAGTGGATTGTCTGTCACCCAAGGCGCAGGTTTCACTGTTGCGTTTTTTGCAGACAAAAGAATACAGACCGCTTGGCTCAAACCGCACTTATCAATCCGATATCAGAATCCTGGCTGCAACCAATGCTGATTTGCAAGACAACATCAATCACAATCTGTTTCGTGAAGATCTCTATTTCAGACTGAATGTGCTGAATATCTACTCTCCTTCATTACGCGAAAGAAAACAGGACATCCCGTTAATCGCAGAAAAACTCATTTCAGATTATGCGGCGCAATACAACTTGCCACTCCGGCAGCTCTCGGCCAAAACCATCGAGAATCTGACAAAACAATTGTGGCCAGGTAACGTTCGGGAATTAGAAAATGTTTTATTGCGCGCCTTTCTGTTGACTGACGACCCGGTAATAGATATCGATATGAAGAATCATGATTTACCGGATCATGAAATCGCGAAACACATTTTCCAAAAACCGGACACGGCAGAATTAAAATTTCAGGATGCAAAATCCATTGTAATTCAAAATTTCGAACAGGATTATCTTGAAAAAATCCTCAACAAAACCGATGGCAACATCACAAAAGCGGCCGCCATTGCCGGTAAAGAACGCAGGGCCATCGGAAAATTGATAAAAAAATACAATATCGACAAGAATTGTTTTACTTCGAAACCCTCCTGA
- a CDS encoding DUF4157 domain-containing protein, with the protein METALTTTTKPASDKKKAKVASRRQQMDAQQDGTVVDLLHASRSIQTKLEIGQPGDRFEKEADRVADHILQMPDPDGKNRTVKPFGSCVSGHDDAAIVRSSNHHVHKLPDIQCVLNVLNEEEQEEQQEQEIVYTKTEGNYATRLTSEVAAQIQRIRRGGGRSLPGAERAFFEPRFGRDFSGVRIHTGSKAAQVSRAIHARAFTVGRDVVFGDGEYAPSTTAGRRLLGHELTHVVQQNACGLTTAQTVLDAEIIQRDVLPTRQIRTDIEEGKTTHTDLLSWIQILGEQTGHIAHAADFPGARALTNMPSPVPTPDAQPVPTVTRWPIEAYFFPAHVQHTDQRALIMGGFHGDERPGYEMVEAFMTQVRGGQVPLAFHTLIIPRVNRGAVEDNLAGVTWYDRRCNRQFVDLNRNYRVPGAPTPSASSRCPNTRRAPIQPETQGVINIVRDFQPHRILTGHAVSRPGRAGVFADPNTHPTASQLALAMANRLPGTIRQANRLGTRSPTAVYPGDRPGQMPNDPTFGRWAPSASRPGYLTPVITVEAPTYGSLAATGARSTTSYVQALSGFVAAPGTLADADSQIVRDIQAMTIANQRLFLTGRLASTNAIYNRIQARINNAVRLLNGLRPRRPVAVRIVSGRRMFDTRVGGASPQAQIVFEKFTLTGSRANGWDTLPDRYFVGGNRSSGVDRAAWLGESSARRLEIILRFSAIPGASRHHWGTEVDFNSTTNAHWAPSPGAGRPAGRLHSLGVWLEQNAPRVGFFRTYTAGRTGGHAPEPWHYSYEPIARSLREAYNREVRLSQDIVDPIMADWQSRAAVARATLPGDLRPALLALDLSQFVNRIGPGL; encoded by the coding sequence GTGGAAACGGCGTTAACAACGACAACCAAACCTGCAAGTGACAAGAAAAAAGCAAAGGTTGCGTCACGCCGCCAACAAATGGATGCGCAACAAGACGGTACGGTAGTCGATCTTTTGCATGCGTCCCGTAGTATTCAAACTAAACTCGAAATCGGACAACCCGGTGACCGCTTCGAGAAGGAAGCCGACCGGGTTGCCGATCACATTTTGCAAATGCCTGATCCCGATGGTAAGAATCGAACAGTCAAACCGTTCGGTTCTTGTGTGTCAGGTCATGACGATGCCGCCATAGTTCGGAGTAGCAATCACCATGTTCATAAACTGCCTGATATTCAATGCGTGCTAAACGTGCTAAATGAAGAAGAGCAGGAAGAACAGCAAGAGCAGGAAATCGTTTACACGAAGACTGAGGGTAATTATGCTACGCGTCTGACTTCCGAAGTGGCTGCTCAGATTCAGCGTATCCGCCGGGGTGGGGGGCGGTCCTTGCCAGGTGCGGAACGCGCATTTTTCGAACCGCGCTTCGGGAGGGATTTCAGTGGTGTAAGAATTCACACCGGTAGTAAAGCGGCGCAAGTCTCTCGCGCTATACACGCCAGGGCTTTTACCGTAGGCCGGGATGTCGTGTTCGGTGACGGTGAGTATGCACCGTCCACAACGGCCGGACGGCGCTTATTGGGACATGAACTGACCCATGTGGTACAACAGAACGCCTGTGGACTAACAACTGCGCAAACCGTATTAGATGCGGAGATCATTCAACGCGATGTCTTACCCACTCGGCAAATCAGGACCGACATAGAAGAAGGCAAAACCACGCATACCGATCTGTTATCCTGGATACAGATTCTGGGAGAACAAACCGGCCATATCGCTCACGCGGCTGACTTCCCTGGGGCGAGGGCGCTGACCAATATGCCTTCTCCGGTACCGACTCCCGACGCTCAGCCGGTGCCTACCGTTACACGCTGGCCTATTGAAGCGTATTTTTTTCCGGCTCATGTGCAGCATACCGATCAACGCGCCTTGATAATGGGCGGTTTTCACGGAGATGAACGGCCGGGATACGAAATGGTTGAGGCATTTATGACTCAAGTGCGCGGGGGACAAGTACCGCTGGCGTTTCATACGCTTATTATCCCGCGTGTTAATCGTGGCGCCGTAGAAGATAACCTGGCCGGCGTTACTTGGTATGACCGGCGCTGCAATCGTCAATTTGTCGATTTAAATCGCAATTACCGGGTACCCGGTGCGCCGACACCGAGCGCCTCTTCCCGTTGCCCGAATACCCGCCGCGCACCAATCCAACCGGAAACGCAGGGTGTGATTAATATTGTGCGCGATTTTCAACCGCATCGAATATTAACCGGGCATGCCGTTAGCCGTCCCGGTCGCGCCGGGGTTTTTGCCGATCCCAATACACACCCTACGGCAAGCCAGTTAGCATTGGCTATGGCGAACCGATTACCGGGCACTATCCGCCAGGCGAACCGACTGGGCACCCGCTCACCGACAGCGGTATATCCCGGTGATCGCCCTGGCCAAATGCCGAATGATCCTACGTTCGGCAGATGGGCACCAAGCGCCAGCCGACCAGGGTATTTGACTCCAGTGATTACGGTTGAAGCGCCTACTTATGGCAGTCTGGCCGCCACCGGGGCCCGTTCCACCACCAGTTATGTGCAGGCGCTGTCAGGATTCGTCGCTGCTCCAGGGACGTTGGCCGACGCGGATTCGCAAATTGTTCGCGACATCCAGGCGATGACCATAGCCAATCAGCGTTTGTTTTTGACCGGGCGGTTGGCGTCCACAAATGCGATTTATAACAGGATTCAGGCGCGAATTAACAATGCGGTCAGGTTGTTAAACGGGTTGCGTCCCAGGCGTCCCGTTGCGGTGCGGATCGTCTCGGGACGGCGCATGTTTGATACGCGAGTGGGAGGCGCTTCACCGCAGGCGCAAATTGTTTTTGAAAAATTCACGCTTACCGGCAGCCGGGCGAACGGCTGGGATACACTGCCAGACCGGTACTTTGTCGGCGGCAACAGAAGCAGCGGGGTGGATAGAGCGGCATGGTTGGGTGAATCGTCGGCGCGGCGTCTTGAAATAATATTGCGGTTTTCCGCCATTCCCGGTGCTTCACGGCATCATTGGGGTACGGAGGTGGACTTCAATTCCACTACAAATGCCCATTGGGCGCCCTCGCCGGGAGCGGGTCGTCCCGCCGGACGTTTGCATTCTCTCGGTGTGTGGCTGGAACAAAATGCGCCGCGAGTGGGGTTTTTCAGAACTTACACCGCCGGTCGGACCGGCGGCCATGCGCCCGAACCCTGGCATTATTCCTATGAGCCAATCGCGCGTTCCTTGCGGGAAGCGTATAACCGGGAGGTGCGCCTGAGCCAGGATATAGTGGATCCTATAATGGCCGACTGGCAGTCACGGGCCGCTGTTGCGCGGGCAACCTTGCCTGGCGACTTGCGCCCGGCTTTGCTGGCGCTGGATTTATCGCAATTCGTCAACCGGATCGGTCCCGGGCTTTAA
- a CDS encoding DUF4157 domain-containing protein, which yields MNIQLLQKKSRPAVVSKKRPSVHLNAEQPLAVQSVIQGGRIQSKLRIGQPDDCYEQEADRVAEQVVSGRKAGAAVAGAPAIRPANDTQSIQRLCEECEEELQLKPETNETGSAVEAGTIQAPPSSAGRKLPVERRGFFESRMGHGFGDVRIHTDEHAARSAETIHARAFTLGRDIVFNRGQYRPGTLEGDKLLAHELTHVIQQRGGLNPSVQRSCFDGNCEDCNGGIKDLWVTVFFARRANRETMEHLRTAIDGAKTILRNCCLNIKFDFNWTLIPGAASIETASRHARPANDPLGLRDVPEPQETIGEGDLVAGARGIPMLVVDEVRGTGGGTTILGGQDDRGNDYDVEYTGPSMFFIAVNQPNPNGNCNHIAHEIWHITGALRHVAAEGGITACTNNDVSETYCNAVRDLA from the coding sequence ATGAACATTCAATTATTACAGAAGAAATCCAGGCCGGCGGTGGTATCAAAGAAAAGGCCGTCCGTTCACTTGAATGCCGAACAGCCATTAGCCGTTCAGTCGGTTATTCAGGGCGGAAGAATCCAGTCTAAACTGCGCATAGGGCAGCCTGACGATTGTTATGAACAGGAAGCCGACCGCGTTGCCGAGCAGGTTGTTTCCGGCCGTAAGGCAGGTGCCGCTGTAGCGGGTGCGCCAGCAATCCGGCCTGCCAATGACACGCAATCCATACAGCGGCTGTGTGAAGAATGTGAGGAAGAATTGCAGCTTAAACCGGAAACGAATGAGACTGGTAGCGCGGTTGAGGCGGGGACTATCCAGGCGCCGCCGTCGAGCGCAGGCAGGAAACTGCCGGTTGAGCGGCGTGGATTTTTTGAGTCGCGAATGGGGCATGGATTTGGGGATGTACGGATTCATACGGATGAACATGCTGCCCGGTCGGCTGAAACCATTCATGCACGTGCTTTTACACTGGGACGCGATATTGTGTTTAACAGGGGGCAGTATCGGCCGGGTACTCTGGAAGGCGACAAACTGCTGGCGCATGAACTCACGCACGTGATACAGCAGCGTGGCGGTTTGAATCCGTCTGTGCAGCGCAGCTGTTTTGACGGCAATTGCGAAGACTGTAATGGCGGCATCAAAGACCTGTGGGTAACCGTGTTTTTTGCACGCCGGGCAAACCGCGAAACAATGGAGCATTTGCGCACTGCTATCGATGGCGCGAAGACCATTTTGCGCAACTGCTGTCTCAATATCAAATTCGATTTTAACTGGACGTTAATTCCCGGGGCCGCATCCATTGAAACGGCGAGCCGGCATGCACGTCCTGCAAACGACCCTCTCGGTTTACGTGATGTGCCTGAACCGCAGGAGACAATCGGTGAAGGCGATCTTGTTGCCGGTGCCCGCGGTATTCCTATGCTGGTTGTTGATGAGGTGCGCGGTACGGGCGGCGGCACAACCATTCTGGGTGGACAGGATGATCGCGGGAATGACTATGATGTTGAATATACCGGACCCTCCATGTTTTTCATCGCGGTCAATCAACCCAATCCGAACGGTAATTGTAATCATATTGCCCATGAAATATGGCATATCACAGGCGCGCTGCGTCACGTGGCTGCCGAAGGCGGTATTACTGCGTGCACGAATAATGACGTCTCCGAAACCTATTGCAATGCGGTGCGTGATCTTGCTTAA
- a CDS encoding DUF4157 domain-containing protein: MFALTYRTSCTGSPVSRPRPKDKILHAPQAASVKQILGANRAQAALKIGPQNDRFEQEADRIANQVVSGGHGAGAVRHIEGVSGAQRMCEDCGEELQRKPINNVSSGGASGEVSNASPKMGSGQKLSVSQRSFFESRMGYGFENVRIHTDEQAARSAEAINSRAYTLGRDIVFNAGEYQPGTRDSDRLLAHELVHVIQQRAAITALPENRAQLKQLSTDGMIQRFSSSSSSDSSGSSDENDEDNTAPSTGTGSACKVDVRATHIGGVLSGLPIWHLFIVYTDSAGTEFYYRGGPGGSCPGVDAGEYGTIIGTHGRYVAGTVDWDTSAPSVTVLSGASACGKDSCFASELSRIDGTCTPYAPTGPNSNTVVSTLLSNCSVPRSKPVAIAPGWGDPNL; the protein is encoded by the coding sequence ATGTTTGCTCTGACTTATCGAACATCCTGTACAGGTTCTCCAGTATCCCGGCCCCGTCCAAAAGACAAAATTTTGCATGCGCCTCAAGCGGCAAGTGTTAAACAAATTCTTGGGGCAAATCGGGCGCAGGCAGCATTAAAAATCGGGCCTCAAAATGACCGGTTCGAGCAGGAAGCTGATCGCATTGCCAATCAGGTTGTGTCAGGCGGCCATGGTGCGGGGGCAGTTCGTCATATTGAGGGTGTCAGTGGTGCGCAACGGATGTGCGAAGACTGTGGGGAAGAATTGCAGCGTAAGCCCATCAATAATGTGTCAAGCGGTGGTGCGAGTGGAGAAGTCAGCAATGCGAGTCCTAAAATGGGTTCGGGACAGAAACTATCGGTGAGTCAACGCAGTTTCTTCGAATCGCGCATGGGCTATGGTTTTGAAAATGTGCGTATTCATACGGATGAACAAGCCGCGCGCTCGGCGGAAGCGATTAATTCTCGTGCTTATACTTTGGGGCGCGATATCGTATTCAATGCAGGCGAGTATCAACCGGGTACCCGTGACAGCGATCGATTGCTGGCGCATGAATTGGTGCATGTTATACAGCAACGCGCTGCAATAACCGCACTCCCAGAAAACCGGGCGCAGTTGAAACAATTATCAACAGATGGGATGATTCAAAGATTCTCATCTTCTTCATCGTCTGACTCGTCAGGGTCTTCGGATGAGAACGATGAAGATAATACGGCGCCATCTACAGGAACAGGATCAGCGTGTAAAGTGGATGTGCGGGCGACGCATATTGGCGGTGTTTTAAGTGGGTTGCCGATTTGGCATTTGTTTATCGTATATACGGATAGCGCCGGTACGGAGTTTTATTATCGCGGCGGTCCCGGCGGCAGTTGCCCCGGTGTCGATGCCGGTGAATATGGAACTATTATTGGCACGCATGGGCGTTATGTGGCGGGTACTGTGGACTGGGATACCTCTGCACCTTCTGTGACTGTGCTCAGCGGTGCAAGTGCTTGTGGTAAAGACAGTTGTTTCGCTTCAGAGTTAAGCCGGATCGATGGAACATGCACACCATATGCACCGACCGGGCCGAACAGTAACACAGTCGTGAGTACGCTGTTGTCCAATTGTAGTGTGCCGCGCAGCAAGCCCGTGGCGATCGCCCCGGGTTGGGGTGATCCGAATCTTTAA